One Rosa chinensis cultivar Old Blush chromosome 5, RchiOBHm-V2, whole genome shotgun sequence genomic region harbors:
- the LOC112203772 gene encoding receptor-like protein 6 has product MVWWFSWLCLLFFLFTSQLNCSLSSSNSSSPSSSRHVCNSDESSALLQFKNSFYVNHILDRSSTFYIRKTDSWAKDEDCCGWSGVTCERVTGHVSGLNLSFGGLQGILHSNSSLFSLAHLKMLDLSSNDFLGSSISSKFGGFVSMTHLHLDGSNFTGKIPPEISQLSKLVSLKLSCGLISSEPYEETTIDTLTMKGIAQNLTSLRVLSLDSVDMSSVVPDSFLNFSSSLTSLFLIDCNLHGKFPRTLFHLPNLEILHLHGNTNLTGYTPKSNWSSPLNSLNLSETKISIDLHFLTSSLKSLRALSLWDCNFAGSRSHLELSGNLTQLIYLDLSDNSFGGQIPWSLLNLEHLHHLDLSSNMFVGALPEVHGNSTKASSTLHDSSKKQLYGGSIPMGLSVLLLYNNSLNGTIPSWVYSLPSLVYLWLNNNEFTGVVKFEKFQCLQSLTDLVLSDNHLMVSFQNFSNYTLPKLSILYMSGCKITQFPYFLRTSTQLKYIELSDNQIQGNVPTWVLDVGRNSLLHFNLSHNFLTGTIEHFLWKNIEIVDLSSNLLKGKVPIPSPSTHIFLMSNNQLTGALPSTICNLTSVSVIDLSNNSLSGRIPQCIGNFSQDLSVLDLHMNQFRGKIPSTFPKGNILRNLDLHGNQLEGTLPHSLINCTKMEVLDLGDNKLNGTFPNWLESLPELQVLILRSNILYGPIGSPETRFPFRKLRIIDLSLNQFGGPLPTKYFQKLVAMKNVQDDELKYMGEYDYQDTVTVAMKGLYFELNKIQTMFTTIDFSNNVFTGKIPAVIGELKLLKGLNFSSNRLRGPIPSAFCNLTNLEWLDISSNMLSGKIPRQLADLTSLAKLNLSGNQLVGPIPRGKQFDTFENDSYSGNLGLCGYPLSKTCIEDEAPQPPWFDQQDGDMNGFDWKIVWMGYGCGMVIGLSVGYIVLSIGKVDRQVRVVGREIRSRMVKRAKKASVGTRKR; this is encoded by the coding sequence ATGGTTTGGTGGTTCTCATGGCTCTGTCTCCTCTTCTTCCTGTTTACTTCTCAACTGAACTGTTCATTATCATCTTCTAACtcttcctctccttcttcttcaaggcATGTGTGTAATTCTGATGAGAGTTCTGCTTTACTTCAATTTAAGAACTCATTTTATGTTAATCATATTTTGGATCGTTCCTCAACTTTCTATATTCGTAAGACAGACTCATGGGCAAAAGATGAAGACTGTTGCGGGTGGAGTGGTGTCACATGTGAAAGGGTCACTGGTCATGTGAGCGGCCTCAACCTCAGTTTTGGTGGGCTTCAAGGAATACTTCACTCCAACAGCAGCTTATTCTCTCTTGCCCATCTCAAGATGCTAGACCTATCTTCCAATGATTTCCTGGGTTCTTCCATTTCCTCCAAGTTTGGTGGATTTGTAAGTATGACACATCTTCACCTCGATGGTTCCAACTTCACTGGTAAAATCCCTCCTGAAATCTCCCAGCTTTCCAAACTAGTTTCACTTAAGCTCTCTTGCGGATTAATTTCTTCTGAGCCCTATGAAGAAACAACAATAGACACACTTACCATGAAAGGTATTGCTCAGAACCTCACCAGCCTTAGAGTGCTTTCTCTCGATTCTGTCGATATGTCTTCAGTTGTACCTGATTCCTTCctgaatttttcttcttctttgacttcACTTTTTCTCATAGATTGTAATTTGCATGGGAAGTTCCCAAGGACTTTATTCCACCTACCCAACCTTGAAATACTTCACTTGCATGGAAACACTAATCTCACAGGATACACCCCCAAATCTAATTGGAGTAGTCCACTGAACTCCTTGAATCTCTCTGAGACTAAAATCTCAATAGATTTGCATTTCTTGACAAGCAGTTTGAAATCTTTGAGGGCTTTGTCTCTTTGGGATTGCAATTTCGCAGGATCGCGCTCGCATCTTGAATTGTCTGGTAACCTCACACAACTCATATATTTGGATCTCTCTGATAATAGTTTTGGAGGCCAGATACCATGGTCGCTTTTAAACCTTGAGCATCTCCATCACTTGGATCTTTCAAGCAACATGTTTGTGGGTGCACTTCCAGAAGTTCATGGTAATTCCACAAAAGCATCTTCAACTTTACATGATTCTTCAAAGAAACAACTTTATGGTGGTTCTATTCCTATGGGTTTGTCCGTACTCCTTTTGTATAACAACTCGCTCAACGGAACAATACCATCTTGGGTATATTCTTTGCCATCTTTGGTATATTTGTGGCTCAACAACAACGAATTCACTGGCGTTGTGAAGTTTGAAAAGTTTCAATGTCTCCAAAGTCTCACCGATCTTGTTCTTTCCGATAATCATCTAATGGTGAGTTTTCAGAACTTCAGTAATTATACATTGCCTAAACTTTCAATACTGTACATGTCTGGTTGCAAAATAACTCAGTTTCCGTACTTCTTGAGAACCTCAACCCAATTAAAATACATAGAGCTTTCCGACAACCAGATTCAAGGCAATGTTCCAACATGGGTGTTGGACGTGGGGAGAAATTCATTGTTACACTTTAATCTTTCTCACAATTTCTTGACGGGTACTATAGAACACTTTCTGTGGAAGAACATAGAAATTGTTGACCTTAGCTCCAATTTGTTGAAAGGAAAAGTTCCTATTCCATCACCTTCAACACACATCTTTTTGATGTCGAACAATCAATTGACGGGAGCATTGCCATCCACCATTTGCAACCTGACTTCTGTCTCAGTAATTGATTTATCTAACAATAGCTTGAGTGGCAGGATTCCTCAATGTATAGGGAACTTCAGTCAAGATCTCTCAGTTTTGGATTTGCATATGAATCAATTTCGTGGCAAGATCCCTTCAACATTCCCCAAGGGAAACATCTTGAGGAATCTTGACCTTCATGGAAATCAGTTGGAAGGGACTCTGCCGCATTCTCTAATTAATTGCACAAAGATGGAAGTTCTAGACTTGGGAGACAACAAGCTAAACGGTACTTTCCCGAATTGGTTGGAGTCTCTTCCGGAGTTACAGGTTCTGATCTTGAGATCCAACATACTCTATGGTCCAATTGGCAGTCCAGAAACAAGATTTCCCTTCCGAAAATTGAGAATCATTGACCTTTCCCTGAATCAGTTTGGTGGCCCTCTGCCAACAAAGTACTTTCAGAAATTGGTGGCAATGAAAAACGTGCAAGATGATGAACTGAAGTACATGGGAGAATACGATTACCAAGACACAGTCACAGTGGCAATGAAAGGCTTGTATTTTGAGCTGAACAAAATACAAACCATGTTCACAACCATTGATTTTTCAAACAATGTTTTCACGGGAAAGATTCCGGCGGTGATCGGTGAGCTCAAATTATTGAAGGGGCTTAATTTCTCTAGTAACAGGCTTAGAGGTCCAATTCCATCCGCCTTCTGTAACTTGACTAATCTGGAATGGCTGGACATCTCCTCAAACATGCTTTCTGGTAAGATTCCAAGGCAACTAGCTGATTTGACGTCACTTGCTAAGTTAAACCTATCAGGAAACCAGTTGGTTGGACCAATACCTCGTGGCAAGCAGTTTGATACATTTGAAAATGATTCTTACAGTGGAAATTTGGGCTTGTGTGGATATCCACTGTCTAAAACATGTATCGAGGACGAAGCACCTCAACCTCCATGGTTTGATCAGCAAGATGGTGATATGAATGGATTTGATTGGAAAATAGTATGGATGGGTTATGGATGTGGAATGGTAATTGGATTGTCTGTGGGATatattgttctttccattgggAAAGTTGATCGGCAGGTAAGGGTCGTGGGAAGAGAAATAAGAAGCCGAATGGTGAAAAGGGCCAAGAAGGCTAGTGTTGGAACTAGAAAGCGGTGA